One genomic region from Myripristis murdjan chromosome 7, fMyrMur1.1, whole genome shotgun sequence encodes:
- the qars1 gene encoding glutamine--tRNA ligase, with product MADALTLFTSIGLSEQKAKETLKNEALSSALKDAIVQAQRVHGPSGVDKAMGTLLYSMASRLRDTKRLAFLSDHIAQRKICTELQLAAALDFVKSHPQDPMNQKEFEDACGVGVVITPEQIEDAVESVIKKHKEQLLKERYRFNMGLLMGEARTALKWADGKIIKNEVDMQVLHLLGPKTEADLEKKPKPQKAKAPENEVKLKKEEVALNGEMNNEGKSLMEQLRGEALKFHKPGENYKTEGYVVTPNTMNLLKKHLEITGGQIRTRFPPEPNGILHIGHAKAINFNFGYAKANSGICFLRYDDTNPEKEEEKYFTAIREMVEWLGYKPYAITHASDNFQQLYDLAVDLIRRGHAYVCHQKGEELKGHNVPPSPWRDRPVEESLILFERMKKGLYAEGEATLRMKMVMEDGKMDPVAYRIKYTPHHRTGDEWCIYPTYDYTHCLCDSIENITHSLCTKEFQARRSSYFWLCNALDVYCPVQWEYGRLNLTYTVVSKRKIIKLVETGIVRDWDDPRLFTLTALRRRGFPAEAINNFCARVGVTVAQVTMEPHLLEACVRDVLNETAPRAMAVLEPLKVTITNLPENAKSDVRVPDFPANEAKGSHVVPFTRTIFIEQSDFREVMEKGYKRLTPEQPVGLRHAGYVIFVQRVIKDSQGKVVALEVTCCSSTETAEKPKAFIHWVSQPLKCEVRLYERLFLHRNPEDPSEVPGGFLSDINPNSLQVISSAFVDSSVKGAKVFDKFQFERVGYFSLDPDSTADKLVFNRTVTLKEDPGKI from the exons ATGGCGGATGCTTTGACACTTTTCACTTCCATCGGGCTCAGCGAGCAGAAAGCGAAAGAAACCTTGAAAAATGAAGCGCTGAGCTCTGCCCTCAAGGACGCGATAGTTCAG GCTCAGCGGGTCCATGGCCCGTCAGGAGTGGACAAAGCCATGGGCACTCTGCTGTACAGCATGGCCTCTCGCCTCAGAGACACCAAACGCCTGGCATTCCTGTCAGACCACATCGCTCAGCGCAAGATCTGCACAGAGCTACAGCTGGCAG CTGCACTGGACTTTGTGAAGAGCCATCCGCAGGATCCCATGAACCAGAAGGAGTTTGAAGACGCTTGTGGAGTCGGCGTGGTGATAACACCAGAGCAGATCGAAGATGCA GTTGAGTCTGTGatcaagaaacacaaagaacagCTGTTAAAGGAGAGGTATCGCTTTAACATGGGACTGCTCATGG GAGAAGCACGTACTGCTCTGAAGTGGGCTGATgggaaaataatcaaaaatgagGTGGACATGCAG GTCTTACACCTCTTGGGCCCCAAGACAGAGGCAGACCTTGAGAAGAAACCTAAG CCCCAGAAGGCCAAAGCCCCCGAGAACGAGGTGAAGTTGAAGAAAGAGGAGGTCGCATTGAATG GTGAGATGAACAATGAGGGAAAGTCTCTAATGGAGCAGCTCAGAGGAGAAGCACTCAAGTTTCATAAACCag GAGAGAACTATAAGACTGAGGGCTATGTGGTGACACCCAACACCATGAACCTGCTTAAAAAGCACTTGGAGATCACTGGTGGgcag ATACGTACTCGTTTTCCTCCTGAGCCTAATGGTATTCTTCACATCGGACACGCCAAAGCTATCAACTTCAATTTTGGCTATGCAAAG GCCAACAGTGGAATTTGTTTCCTGCGGTACGATGACACAAACccggagaaggaggaggaaaaatacTTCACTGCCATCAGGGAGATGGTGGAGTGGCTCG GCTACAAACCATATGCCATCACCCACGCATCAGACAACTTCCAGCAACTATATGACCTTGCTGTGGATCTTATTCGCAG gGGCCATGCCTATGTGTGCCACCAGAAGGGAGAGGAATTAAAGGGCCACAATGTACCGCCATCACCATGGAGAGACCGTCCTGTTGAAGAGTCGTTGATCTTGTTTGAGAGGATGAAGAAGGGCCTTTATGCTGAGGGTGAGGCTACACTCAGGATGAAGATGGTCATGGAGGACGGGAAGATGGACCCTGTAGCATACCGAATCAAATACACACCACATCACCGAACAGGAGATGAATG gTGTATCTACCCCACCTACGATTACACCCACTGTCTGTGTGACTCCATTGAAAACATCACACACTCGCTTTGTACCAAAGAGTTTCAGGCCAG gcGGTCATCATATTTCTGGCTGTGCAATGCCCTGGATGTATACTGTCCTGTGCAGTGGGAATATGGACGCTTGAACCTCACCTATACTGTTGTGTCAAAGAGGAAAATCATCAAATTGGTAGAGACCGGGATTGTTAG AGACTGGGACGATCCTCGTCTCTTTACGCTGACTGCGCTGAGGAGAAGAGGTTTCCCAGCTGAGGCCATCAACAACTTCTGTGCACGG GTGGGAGTAACAGTTGCCCAGGTAACGATGGAGCCCCACCTACTGGAGGCATGTGTGAGGGATGTGCTGAATGAAACGGCACCTCGAGCCATGGCTGTCCTGGAGCCCCTCAAAGTTACCATAACGAACCTTCCTGAGAATgcaaag TCAGATGTACGAGTACCAGACTTTCCTGCCAACGAGGCCAAGGGCAGCCATGTGGTTCCATTTACACGCACCATCTTCATTGAACAGAGTGACTTCAGAGAG GTGATGGAGAAGGGCTACAAGCGTCTGACCCCAGAACAGCCAGTTGGCCTAAGGCATGCTGGTTATGTCATCTTTGTGCAGAGGGTCATCAAG GACTCTCAGGGTAAAGTGGTAGCGTTGGAGGTGACTTGCTGCAGTTCCACTGAAACTGCAGAAAAACCCAAGGCCTTCATCCATTGGGTCAGCCAGCCACTGAAGTGTGAAGTACGCCTCTACGAAAGGCT ATTCCTGCACAGAAATCCAGAGGATCCGTCCGAAGTTCCCGGGGGCTTCCTGAGTGACATCAACCCT AATTCCCTGCAGGTGATCAGCAGTGCCTTTGTGGACAGCTCAGTGAAGGGGGCAAAGGTCTTTGACAAATTCCAGTTTGAGAGGGTGGGCTACTTCTCCCTGGACCCAGACAGCACAGCAGATAAG CTCGTCTTCAACAGAACAGTCACCCTCAAAGAGGATCCTGGGAAGATCTGA
- the LOC115362032 gene encoding glutamine-rich protein 1-like translates to MNNTLDGTGSYEELVRQKARSIPQHRMKEFLESLASKGPDALQEFSQQGGDATTTTTTMVYQQETNCIYTDSTEVAGSLLELACPVQVQVQQQPQQIQESTAQQQPVQQNSEQQIVQVQIQGQQQGQMLGQVLQVPSGSHQQLQGVTTAQLIQPGDLTEEQHQQLQAQLVAAVAGGQQIQIQTVGALSPTQQQDSSERRVLGTTVATSQGAGVLQPAKKRKVDMPITVSYALPGQQVATVLAIPQGQGQQQSYVSLRPDLLTVDSSHLYSATGTITSPTGETWTIPVYSAPAGSAGREQVTHITIPPEAYGTVQVAGANTTTMTTMPTQVAVENDKLKMSASQSQTAQAVSSITSSGGMGGQEEVVHTLAANTLFPAQLMNGNIHIPVAVQGYPNATQSLIWDPQQQVLHTQGLPGQDAQQLQGQTVAVAEVDGQGQQQVQVQELLLPTSLKPEEGLEVWRLWAQRKNAELDKEEKNKLAPIGRRQALRFQEDLVSCAVAELSMALSLMTQEARGLEGETYEADVLYYVFLCIQKYLFDNGRVDDVFSDPYYTRFSQSLHQILEPWRPSVHPLGYVIPSHVTEEMLWECKQLGAHSPATLLTTLMFFNTKYFHLKTVDQHLKVAFSKVLRHTRKSPNNPKDKSTSIRYLKSTERFIGQKVTDDMYSEQLEDPENPLRCPIKLYDFYLFKCPQSAKGRNDTFYLTPEPVVAPNSPIWYSTQPIPKEQLEHMLARILVVREIQEAINMSVNLH, encoded by the exons ATGAATAACACTTTGGATGGCACAGGCTCCTATGAGGAGCTGGTGAGGCAGAAAGCTCGCAGCATCCCTCAGCATCGCATGAAGGAGTTCTTGGAGTCTTTGGCCAGCAAGGGACCAGATGCCCTGCAGGAGTTCAGCCAGCAAGGTGGAGATGCTacgaccaccaccaccaccatggtCTACCAACAAGAGACTAACTGCATCTATACCGACAGCACAGAGGTTGCAGGGTCACTGTTGGAACTGGCCTGCCCG GTTCAGGTGCAGGTTCAGCAGCAGCCCCAACAGATACAGGAGTCGACAGCTCAGCAGCAGCCTGTACAACAGAATTCTGAGCAACAGATTGTGCAG GTGCAGATCCAGGGTCAGCAGCAAGGTCAGATGCTGGGTCAGGTACTGCAGGTGCCCTCTGGCTCCCATCAACAACTACAGGGTGTCACTACTGCTCAGCTGATTCAACCTGGGGATCTTACGGAGGAGCAGCACCAGCAG CTGCAAGCTCAGCTGGTGGCAGCTGTGGCAGGAGGACAGCAGATCCAAATCCAGACGGTGGGGGCACTTTCTCCCACCCAGCAGCAGGACAGTTCTGAGAGGAGGGTGCTGGGAACTACTGTTGCCACTTCCCAGGGAGCAGGGGTCCTCCAGCCAGCCAAGAAGCGTAAGGTGGACATGCCCATCACAGTGTCCTATGCCCTGCCTGGTCAGCAAGTAGCCACGGTCCTAGCCATCCCACAGGGACAGGGTCAACAGCAGAGCTATGTGTCCCTGCGACCAGACCTCCTTACTGTGGACAGCTCCCACCTTTACAGTGCCACAGGCACTATCACCAGTCCCACAGGGGAGACCTGGACCATCCCTGTCTACTCTGCTCCTGCCGGCTCAGCAGGTCGTGAACAGGTCACACATATTACCATTCCCCCGGAGGCCTATGGAACAGTGCAGGTTGCAGGAGCAAACACTACAACGATGACCACAATGCCAACACAAGTTGCTGTTGAAAATGATAAGCTGAAAATGTCTGCCAGTCAAAGTCAGACAGCGCAGGCCGTCTCCAGCATAACGAGTTCTGGAGGGATGGGGGGCCAGGAAGAGGTGgtacacacactggctgctaaCACGTTGTTCCCTGCCCAGCTGATGAACGGGAATATCCACATCCCCGTGGCGGTGCAGGGTTACCCCAACGCTACACAGTCCCTTATCTGGGACCCACAGCAGCAGGTGCTGCACACACAGGGGCTGCCAGGCCAGGACGCTCAGCAGCTACAG ggtCAGACAGTGGCAGTAGCAGAGGTGGATGGCCAAGGCCAACagcaggtacaggtacaggaaCTGTTGTTGCCTACGTCTCTGAAGCCAGAGGAGGGGCTGGAGGTGTGGAGGCTTTGGGCTCAAAGAAAAAATGCAGAGCTTGACAAAGAAGAGAAGAATAAACTAGCTCCAATTGGCC gtcgCCAGGCATTGCGTTTCCAGGAGGACTTGGTGTCGTGTGCAGTAGCGGAGCTCAGCAtggctctctctctgatgaCCCAGGAGGCCCGGGGGCTGGAAGGGGAGACTTATGAGGCTGATGTTCTCTACTATGTCTTTCTCTGCATACAAAAG TACCTGTTTGATAATGGTCGCGTGGATGATGTCTTCTCAGATCCGTACTACACTCGCTTCTCTCAGAGTCTGCATCAGATTCTTGAGCCATGGAGACCGTCTGTCCATCCACTAG GTTATGTCATTCCCAGTCACGTGACAGAGGAGATGCTGTGGGAATGTAAACAGCTGGGAGCCCATTCCCCTGCGACACTGCTCACAACGCTCATGTTCTTCAACACTAA GTATTTCCACCTGAAGACAGTGGACCAGCATCTGAAAGTGGCCTTTTCAAAGGTGCTGAGACACACCAGGAAGAGTCCCAACAACCCCAAAGACAAGAGCACCAGCATTCGATACCTGAAGTCTACAGAAAGATTTATCGGGCAGAAAG TGACAGACGACATGTACTCGGAGCAACTGGAGGACCCAGAGAACCCTCTGCGCTGTCCCATCAAGCTCTATGATTTCTACCTCTTCAAATG tccaCAGAGCGCTAAAGGCCGCAATGATACCTTCTATCTGACTCCTGAGCCTGTGGTGGCTCCGAACAGCCCCATTTGGTACTCTACTCAGCCAATCCCGAAAGAACAGCTGGAGCACATGCTTGCCCGCATCCTTGTTGTCCGGGAAATCCAGGAAGCCATTAACATGTCGGTGAACTTGCACTAG
- the LOC115362609 gene encoding receptor-type tyrosine-protein phosphatase V-like: MRAEIFHEFQLRCQSLAANNNRGFKQEFEELNDVGKELSARAGELEANREKNRYPYILPYDHCRVRLSLQDSQPHSDYINANFVPGGTSERDFICTQGPLHSTMADFWRMVWEQNVRIIVMVTALRHKNIVLCDQYWPLERGGAVCHGLIQVTTLSRKQGPDYFISTINLRKRGSATEKTVTHYYYPSWPDRGVPKEPSSLCAFTEHVRQHLDAIPCLGPAVVHCSAGVGRSGAFVTLLWLMQLSVRGVPPDIRGAVEDLRRHRMWMVQNLEQYVFIHQCLLHWLGRGTGGYPARGTQSQGASSNAGQMQERPHSASAQGDGGRRHQHRRQKPHSNQAQSTTQHVLHPGNLLRRFLPSSMQFNSNSHT, translated from the exons ATGAG AGCAGAGATCTTTCATGAATTCCAACTTCGATGTCAGTCACTCGCCGCCAATAACAACAGAGGCTTTAAGCAGGAATTTGAG gagctgaaTGATGTTGGCAAGGAGCTCTCCGCCAGGGCAGGAGAACTGGAGGCCAACAGAGAGAAGAACAGGTACCCCTACATTTTGCCAT ATGACCACTGTCGGGTGAGGCTGTCGCTTCAAGATTCACAACCACACTCTGATTATATCAACGCAAATTTTGTGCCT GGTGGAACATCAGAACGGGACTTCATCTGTACCCAGGGTCCTTTGCACAGCACCATGGCTGACTTCTGGAGGATGGTGTGGGAGCAAAACGTCAGGATAATTGTAATGGTGACAGCTCTGAGGCACAAGAACATA GTGCTGTGTGATCAGTATTGGCCCCTAGAGCGAGGGGGGGCAGTGTGTCATGGACTGATCCAAGTGACCACTCTTAGTCGTAAACAAGGTCCAGATTATTTTATCAGCACCATTAACCTCAGAAAG AGAGGCTCTGCAACAGAGAAGACGGTCACACACTATTACTATCCTTCCTGGCCTGACCGGGGTGTGCCAAAAGAGCCATCGTCCCTCTGCGCATTCACCGAGCATGTGAGGCAACATCTGGATGCTATTCCATGCCTTGGGCCAGCTGTGGTGCACTGCag TGCGGGAGTCGGGCGGTCGGGGGCATTTGTAACGTTGTTGTGGCTGATGCAGCTGAGTGTGAGGGGCGTCCCACCTGATATCCGTGGTGCCGTGGAGGATCTACGCCGACACCGAATGTGGATGGTCCAGAATCTG gagcagtatgtatttattcatcaaTGTCTGCTGCACTGGCTCGGCAGAGGAACCGGGGGATACCCTGCACG CGGCACACAGAGTCAGGGTGCCAGTTCTAATGCTGGCCAGATGCAGGAGAGACCGCACAGCGCCTCGGCACAGGGAGACGGAGGGAGGAGACATCAGCATCGACGACAGAAGCCTCACTCAAACCAAGCACAGAGCACCACGCAACATGTGCTTCACCCCGGGAACTTACTGAGGAGGTTCCTGCCTTCTTCAATGCAGTTCAACTCTAACTCACACACCTGA